One Paraburkholderia phytofirmans OLGA172 genomic window carries:
- a CDS encoding heme biosynthesis protein HemY translates to MAIRGLLWLAFLFAIAVVLAVVGRFDMGQVLLIYPPYRVDISLNLFVVGLVVLFILLYALLRIVRNIWRMPQRVAAYRARSRVAKAHAALRDAIGNLYAGRFSRAEKAAKDSLTNGDNKGAAGLIAATAAHRMREYARRDEWLAQIDEADWQDARLMATADMRADGRDADGALTALTEMQSQGARRIHAQQIMLRAQQQLKNWGEVLKLVKTLEKREAIHPAVAVRLRQLAAENLLRDRRHNADALLDLWNSLSATERHSPRLADLAAELLVSLNRPQEARRIVEEALAQNWDARLLRRYPDTTGGDALPLIQKAEGWQKDRPEDADLMFALGRLCLHQQLWGKAQSFLERALKLADNETLKIRSHRALARLHEQLGDSDKASQHYRESSLAMNIV, encoded by the coding sequence ATGGCAATCCGGGGACTTCTATGGCTTGCGTTTCTGTTCGCCATCGCGGTGGTGCTGGCGGTGGTCGGACGCTTCGACATGGGGCAGGTGCTGCTGATCTATCCGCCGTACCGCGTCGACATCTCGCTGAATCTGTTCGTGGTCGGGCTGGTGGTGCTGTTCATCCTGCTGTACGCGCTGCTGCGCATCGTGCGCAACATCTGGCGCATGCCGCAGCGCGTGGCGGCCTATCGTGCGCGCTCGCGTGTCGCGAAGGCGCACGCCGCATTGCGTGACGCGATCGGCAATCTGTACGCTGGGCGTTTCTCGCGCGCTGAAAAAGCCGCAAAAGACTCGCTGACGAATGGCGACAACAAGGGCGCGGCCGGTTTGATCGCGGCCACCGCGGCGCACCGCATGCGTGAATATGCGCGGCGCGACGAATGGCTCGCCCAGATCGACGAGGCCGACTGGCAGGACGCACGCCTGATGGCCACCGCCGACATGCGTGCCGATGGCCGCGACGCGGACGGCGCGCTGACCGCGCTCACCGAAATGCAATCGCAGGGCGCACGGCGCATTCACGCGCAGCAGATCATGTTGCGCGCGCAACAGCAATTGAAGAACTGGGGTGAAGTGCTCAAGCTCGTCAAGACGCTGGAAAAGCGCGAAGCGATCCATCCGGCGGTGGCGGTGCGTTTGCGTCAGCTCGCGGCGGAAAACCTGCTGCGCGACCGGCGTCATAACGCCGATGCGCTGCTGGACTTGTGGAATTCGCTGTCGGCCACCGAGCGTCATTCGCCGCGTCTCGCCGACCTCGCCGCTGAACTGCTGGTGTCGCTGAATCGTCCGCAGGAAGCACGCAGGATCGTTGAAGAAGCTTTGGCGCAGAACTGGGACGCGCGTCTGCTACGCCGTTATCCGGACACGACCGGGGGCGACGCGTTGCCGCTGATTCAGAAGGCCGAGGGGTGGCAGAAGGATCGCCCGGAAGACGCGGACTTGATGTTCGCCTTGGGCCGCTTGTGCTTGCATCAGCAGCTGTGGGGCAAGGCGCAATCGTTCCTCGAGCGCGCGCTGAAACTGGCCGACAACGAGACGCTGAAGATTCGTTCGCATCGTGCGCTGGCGCGTTTGCATGAACAGCTCGGCGATTCCGATAAGGCGAGCCAGCACTATCGTGAGAGTTCGTTGGCGATGAATATCGTTTGA